From the genome of Streptomyces sp. NBC_00523:
AGCGTCACGTCGGTGACGAGTTCGCCGGGCCGGACGACCGTGTCGGCGTCGGGGTTGTCGCCGGGCAGCCGGTGGAAGTCGGTCACCGGGACGGTCCGTTCGCCCTCCGGCCCGTGCAGCACCACGTCCGCGTCGAGCGCGGCGAGGGCCACGGCCATGTCGGAGGGGTGGGTGGCGACGCACTCCTCGGAGTGCCCGAGGACGGCGAGATCGCGGTGGGCGCCCTCGCGGGCGGGGCAGCCGGTGCCGGGTTCGCGCTTGTTGCAGGGCTTGGACGTGTCCTGGAAGTAGAGGCAGCGGGTGCGCTGGAGGAGGTTGCCGCCGGTGGTCGCGATGTTGCGGAGCTGACCGGAGGCGCCGGCCAGCAGGGCCTGCGACAGGGCGGGGTAGCGGGTGCGTACGGCGGGGTGGGCGGCCAGGTCGCTGTTGCGGACGGTGGCGCCGATGCGCAGTCCCCCGTCGGCGGTGTCCGTGACCTGGTCCAGCGGCAGCCGGCTGACGTCGACCAGCATGCCCGGGGTCTCGACGCCGAGCTTCATCAGGTCGACCAGGTTGGTGCCGCCGCCGAGGAACTTGGCGCCCGGGTGGGCGGCGCAGGCGCGCACCGCGTCGGTGACGGTCTCGGCGCGCAGATAGGCGAAGGGTTTCACGACGCCACGTCCTCGATGGCCTCGACGATGCGCGGGTAGGCGCCGCACCGGCAGAGGTTGCCGCTCATCCGTTCCCGGATCTCCTCCGGGCCGAGCCGGGCGGGGGTGGCGACGGGCGCGTCATGCGGGGTGACGTGCGAGGGGTGGCCGTAGTCCGCCTCGGCGAGGACGCCGGCGGCGGAGCAGAGCTGGCCCGGTGTGCAGTAGCCGCACTGGAAGGCGTCGCGCTCCAGGAACGCCTCCTGGAGGGGGTGCAGCCGGTCGCCGTCCGCCAGACCCTCGACCGTGGTGACGCGCGCGCCGTCATGGGCGACGGCCAGCAGGAGGCAGCTGTTGGCGCGTCGGCCGTCCACGAGGACGGTGCAGGCACCGCACTGGCCGTGGTCGCAGCCCTTCTTCGCCCCGGTGAGGTCCAGGTGGTGGCGCAGGGCGTCCAGGAGGGTGGTGCGGTGGTCGAGGGTGACCGTGCGCTCGGTGCCGTTGATGTGCAGGGTCAGGGTGGCGGAGGGGAGGTCGCCGGGCGCCGGCGATTCGGCGGCGCCACCCTCCCACGAACTGGCCGGATCCACGCGCGGCACCTTTCCACGAAGTCACTTTGTCCGATTTCTACCAGAAGTGGGGGGTGCCTCGGGTCCCTCGCGCCCCCGGATGGAGCGTTCGGCCTACTTGTTCTCCAGACGCAGCCGCACTTCCTCCTCCTGGTCCCCCGACACCGTGCCCACCACCCGGACGGCGAAGGCGTCGGCCAACCCGCCCCTGAGCCGGTCCACCGCGTGATAGCCGCCCTGCACATCGAGCGTGACGGGGACACCGAGGGTCACGGCCCCCGAAACCACCCGGGCCTCGGACACGTCGACGGTCGCGGCCCACGCCGTGGGCCGCCTGCCCGCGGTCTCGCGGGGTACGTCGGCGGAGGCCCGGTCGGTCGTGAAGGCGGCCCTCAGCACGTCGAAGACGGTGCGCGCGTCCTCCTCGGGGCACTCGCTGAGGACGACAGACACCTCCTGATCGTGGTGGTCCTCCGTGGTCTGTCGCTTGTCCTGTGCGCTGTTCACCGCGACTCCTTCCGAAAGGGCGTTGCCGTCACATCCAGGCTGACCCCGCGCGCGTGCGGCGGCGACAGGAGCGGCCCGGACTCCCCCGCGTGCCCGGCGCGGGCGGGGCTCACACCCTCGAAACATTTTCGGCGCTCATATCCACTTAAAACATGAATTCGATCGCCGCACCGAGTGACGCGTGTGTCCTGGGGTATGCGGCAAGCATGGACGTTTCGGATGGAGCCCTGAATTCCCTGGCGGTCACCCTCGCGGACGGACGCGGCGCGACGGGCGTCGTGATGGGCGTGATCGGCGTGCTCCTGGTGATCATGCTGATCGGCGCCTTCCTGCTGGGCAAGCGACGGCACGACCAGGAGCTGCCCCCGCCCCGGCCGGACGAGCAGCCGGTCGGCCCCGAGCACCGCAGCCACGAGGAGAAGCAGGACGTCCACGGTGACGACCACTTCCCGGACAACGGCCGGGGGCTGTCCCCGTACGAGCTCGGTGAGCACGGCAACGAGCCGATCCGCCACGAGGACGACGACAAGCGGGACTGACCGGGGGCGCGGGGCGGGCGGCGGCGTCGCGTTTGCGGGAGCGGCCGCCCCCGGCGAGGCTTGGTGACGGCCCCGAAGCCCGTCGGCACATCTGCCGCACCCCCCATGAAGGCAGTGGCACCATGACCCCAAGCACCTCCGGTACGGCGCCCGCGCGTGCGGCCCTGACCGGGTCCGCCGCGCCCTGCTGGGTCAATCTGATGACCCGCGATCTGGAGTCCGCCCAGAGGTTCTACGGCCCGGTCATGGGCTGGAGCTTCCGCCCGGGCCGGCTCGGCGACGACTTCTCGGTGGCCCGCCGCGGCGATGTGCCGGTCGCCGGCATCGGGGCCGTGGCCACCGCCTTCCGGGTCGCGGTGGCCTGGACGCCCTACTTCGCCGTCCGGGACGCCGATGTGGCCGCCTCCCGCATCCGGGAGCGCAGCGGCACGGTGGCGGTGGGCCCGCTGACGCTCGGCAAGGGGCGCGGCGCACTGGCCGCCGACCGGGACGGGGCCGGGTTCGGTATCTGGGAGCGGACCGCTCCGGCCACGTCCCCGCCCGCCCCGGCCGGCCACGCACACGCCTGGCTGCGGCTGCGCACCCGGAGCGCATTCGACGCCGCGATCTTCTACGGCGAGGTGCTGGACTGGGCGAGCGGGCAGCCGGGGGCCTGCGAGGTGTCGTACGCGAAGGACGAGGTGATCGTCCAGTGCGGGGGCCGCCAGCTGGCCCGGATCAGCTCCGGCGCGGTCGAGGCCGCCCCCGATCCGCTGGTCCGCCCGCACTGGCAGGTGAACTTCCCGGTGGACGATGTGACCCTCGCCGTGGAGCGGGCCCGCGAGCACGGGGGCTCCCTGGTGGAGGAGCTGTCGCACCCGGAGGGCCGGGAGGCGACGCTCCTGGACCCGGACGGCGGGCTCTTCACCGTCACGGACGTCCACCGGGCGTCGGACGCCTGAGGGGCGCGCTTCAGGCGACCGGCAGCAGCAGTTCGGGCCGGTCCCACATCACCGCCGGGGGTGCGGCGCGTACGGTGCCGGTCCGCTCGGCGCCCACGGCCAGGTAGAAGCCCTCCGCCGGGGGGTGCGAGACGACGCGGACGCCCGGCAGCCCCCGCTCCTCCGCCTGAGCCCGCAGGTGGCCGATGAGCAGCCGCCCGGTGCCGGTGCCCTGGGCGTCGTCCGCGACGAAGAGCAGATCCAGCTCGGGCGGGTCCAGGATGAGGGCGTAGAAGCCGAGCACACGGCCCGTCTCCTCCTGCACGGCCACGAAGACCTCATGGGCCTCGATGTAGTCCGGCCCCACTCGGTACCCGGCGACCATCGGCGCGTAGGGGCCCTCGTAGGCGCGCGAAGACCGGACCAGCCGGGTCAGGCGCTTGGCGTCGCGCGCGATCGCCCGCCTGACGCGGACCGGGCCGCCGGCTGCCCGGCGGCCCGTCGGCGTAACGCTTGATCTCATGGGGCGAGTATTACGCATCCGGGCCGGCGATCGGCCCGGAGCCCTTCAGGAGGCGGCGCGGGCCTCGCGCCACTCCTCGACGAGGGCGTCCACGTCGAACGGACGCAGATTGAGCAGCGGCCCCGGCGGCGGACGGCGGACCGCCTCCCGGATCTTGTCGTTGACCTCGCTCAGCACCCGGCGGACCTCCGCCTCGGTCCGGATCTCCGGCAGCCCGGCGAGGGCGTCCTCGGCCTCCTTGCGCAGCGCCAGCGCCGGCGGGAGCACCGACACCCCTTCGCGCTGCATCTTCGACTTGATCCACCACGACTCGTCGTACGGGGCGCTCAGCGCCTCGATCGGCTTCCCGAACCCGGGCAGCTTCGAGACGTCACCCTTCCGTTCGGACTCCCGGATCTGCTGGTCCACCCATGATTCGAAGCTGACACCCGCGGGTTTGCGCTCGGTCACCGTGATCCCCTCTCGGAGTACGCCTGCTGCGGCGCTTCCCACCCTATCGACGGGGCCTCGGGGGCCCGTCGGCCACGGATGCCGGAACCGCCGCGACTTGAACGCGTTCGCCGGGGTACACGAGCGTCACGCCCGGCCGGAAGGCACGCCGGGCAACGAACCCGAAGGGGTGGTGGGAGTGGAACACAACGACCCGCGGACCGACTACCGCCGGGGGTGGTGACGATGACGACCCTCGTGATCATCCTCGCGGTCGTCGTGGTGGCGGCCGCCGGAGCGTTCCTCGTCTTCGGCCGGAAGAACGGCGGCCACGGACTGCGGCGGCGTTTCGGACCGGAGTACGAGCGTGCCGTGGCCCGGCACGACGGTGACACCAAGGCCGCCGAACACGAACTGAACGAACGGCTGAAGCGGCACGGCTCGCTGGACGAGCGCGCGCTGTCGCCCGAGGAGCGGGAGCGCTACGTCGCCCGCTGGGCGCAGGTCCAGGACCGGTTCGTGGACTCCCCGCAGCAGGCGGTGGCCGAGGCCGACACGCTCCTCGCGGAGCTGGCCCGGGACATGGGCTTCCCCGACGGCAAGGACTTCGAGGAGCAGAGCGACGCGCTCTCCGTCCACCACGCGAAGCACGTCCACGGCTACCGGCGCGTGCACGCCGCCAAGCGCGGCGAGGGCGACACGGAGCAGCTGCGGACGGCGCTGGTCGAGGCCCGGGGCCTCTTCGACGTCCTCGTATCCAACGGCACGGACCGCCCGGTCCGCCGGGACAAGCACCATGCGGAAGGAAGTGGCACGGCATGACCAAGGACACCGACCCCACCCCGCGGCCCCCGGCCGCGCCCACGAGCCGTCCGGCCACCGAGGACCGGTCCGCTCCCGGCGCCTCCCCGTACTTCTCCGACGACACCTCGGCCCGTCCGCCCCGGACGGCGCCCTCCACTCCCCCGCCCGCCGCCGCCCCGGTCCCCCTCGCCGAGAAGGACCTCGGCCACAAGGACGTGGACAAGGACGTGGACAAGGACACGGCCACGGGCGCCACGGAACGGCCGCACACCCCGGACCGCGACAGCCGCGCGCACACCGCGCACAGCGGCACCGACCGCCTCCTCCCGGCGGGCGACCAGGACAAGCTGGCCCAGCGGCTGCACCAGGCGGTGACCGACTTCGTGGAGAGCCCGCACCGGGCGGTGGAGGAGGCCGAGTCCACGTTCGACGCGGTGGTCGCCGGCCTCACGGACGCCCTCAAGGAGCGCCGCAGCTCCCTGCACGTCAGCGAGGGGGACGGCGGCGACCCCGGGGCGCGGACCGAGGAGCTGCGGATCACCCTCCAGCACTACCGCGACCTCACGGAACGGCTCCTGAAGGTCTGACAGAAGCTCCGAGACGAAGGCTGCCCCGGCACCGAGCGTGCCGGGGCAGCGTGCTGTACGGGCAGGAGCGGCGGGCTACTGGCCGGTGTAGACGACCAGTTCGCTGCGCAGCCGCCGCAGCGTGGGGCCGGGCACGCGCAGGCAGTCGCGTACGTAGCCGTCCAGGCCGCCCCAGCGCTCGTCCATGGCGGCCAGGGCCGTTTCGAGGTAGCGGGGGCGGACCTCGATGATCGCCGAGGCGATCTCCGGGTCGCCTCCGGCATCGAGGAAGCCCTGCACGTACGGCCGTCCGACGACCCGCAGCACCGGATTCACGGCAAGGAACTCCTGCCGTACCACATCGCGCGAGGCGCCGAGGATCAGGAGCAGCAGGGCAGCTCCCCATCCTGCGCGGTCCTTGCCGGTGGCGCAGTGGAAGAGCACCGGCCGCGCGGCGGGGTCGGCCGCCGTGTCGATGAAGGCGCGGTACGCGGCCGCGGCGCCCGGCGAGAGCACCAGCTGCCGGTACGACCGCGCGACCGCTTCCTCCGCCTTGCCGTCGCCCAGCAGCCGTTCGGCCTCGACGGGGTCGGCGAGCAGCGCGCGGAAGCGGGCGGGGGTCACGCCCGGGTTGTCGCCCAGCACATCGGCGACGAAGAGCCGGGCGCCGGGCGGCAGGGAGTCGGGGGCCGAGCCCCGCTCGTCGGCGGTCCGCAGGTCGACGACCGTACGGATGCCGAGCGCGGCGACTGCCGCGGCGTCCACCGGGTCCAGTCCGCCGAGCCGGCCGGAGCGCAGCACCGCGCCCGGCCGCACCTGTCGGCCCGGGCCCAGCGGGATGCCGCCGAGATCGCGCAGATTGAGGGCGGAAAAGGTCGGGACGGCCCTGACGGTTTGCACGATGGATTTCCTCTTTTCCCGGCGCGCATCCGAAATGATTTCGGCCTGGCCGGATCAAAAGTCGCATGATGTCGTCACATCGACAAAGTAAAACGCCGGAGATCATCGAACGGCCGGGCATCGCCGTCATGCGCGCAGGCGGAAGGGGGGTTACGGGGCAGACGCCCCGCGACCCCGTTGCCTCACCCGGCGAGCAGGCGTGCCTTCTGGGCCTCGAATTCGGCCTCGGTCAGGATGCCCTGCTGCTTGAGCGCGGCGAGCCGTTCCAGCTGTCCGATCATGTCCTCGCCCGGTGCCGCGGCCGGTGGTGCCGCGGGCTGCGGGGCGGGTGCCATCGGCTGCTGGGCGGCCAGTTGCTCGGCCTCCTGCTCGGCGAACCTGTTCTGCTGGCGCTGCTGGACGCGCCCGGTGACGGCGGACGCGGTGCCCGCGATGACGGCGGTGCGCGCGGCGGCCCCGATGAGGCCGGGTCCGCGGCGGTTCATTCCGGGTCCTCGGAAGATCGGCATGGCGTGTTCCCCTTCCGGTGCGGGCGTCAGCCGGTGTGGCCGGCGGCGGATGCGGCGGCCTCCGCGACCTCGGCCGGAATCCGTTCGTGGGCGATGACCTGCCCGCCCGACGCGCGGACGGCCTCGGCCAGCGGGACGGCCCACAGGTCCTCCCACACGATCAGCGCGGCGGAGCTCCCCGGCGGCACGCGCTCGCCGAGCAGCCGGATGTCCTCGCTGCTCAGCATGCCGCTGACCTCACCCTCGACCGGCTCGAAGGAGACCAGGTCGTCGGGGTCGAGATCGTCCAGTTCGACGGCCTGGATCGTGCCGTCCTCGGCTCTCTGCACAAAGGTCAGGTCCAGGATGCGCACCGCCTTCGAGGCGACCGCGTCGGCCAGCGCGGGCGCGATGGCACCCGTGAACCGGCTGCCGGGAAACGCGACGACGAGGTATTCCACTGGTCCCACGGTCACGGGTGCGTCCTCTCCGCATGAATGGATTGTGAGCAGCATAACTTTGGGCAATCAGTGCTGCACTGTGGCAAATCAACACATAGCAACAAGAGCGGCTACGCGACCGTACGTAAAGGATCAAGTGCGCTGGGGGAGGGCAAGGTCACAGGCCGACGTACTGCTCCTCCCCCGGGAAGCTGCCCTAGCATCTGGGCCATGACGGTCCAGCCTGCTGACGGGCTTCCGCTGGCCGCCGGATTCCCCGACCCCACCCATGAGCAGTGGCAGAGCCTTGTCGAAGGTGTGCTGCGCAAATCGGGCAAGGACGTATCGGGACCGGCCGCCGAGGAAGCACTGTCCACCACGGTGGAGGACGGGCTCATCACCCGGCCCCTCTACACCTCGCGCGACGACGCGCCCGATGCCGGTCTCCCGGGCTTCGCCCCGTTCACCCGCGGGGCGAAGCCCGAAGGGTGCACGGCGGGCGGCTGGGGCGTACGCCAGCGGCACGCGTTCACCGACCCCGCCCGGCTCAACGAGGCCGTGCTCGCGGACCTGGAGAACGGCGTCACCTCGCTGTGGCTGGCCGTCGGCGGCGCCTCCGGCGTGCCGGTCTCCGGTCTGAACCGGGCCCTCGACGGCGTCCTGCTCGACCTGGCGCCGATCGTCCTGGACGCGGGCGCGGAACTGGACGCCGCGGCGACCGAGTTGCTGCGGCTGCACGCGGAGCGCGGTCTCCCGGCCGGAGAGGTACGGGGCAGCCTCGGCGCCGATCCGCTGGGGCGGGCCGCGCGCGAGGGCACCGCGCCCGACCTGACGGAGGCCGTCCGCTGGGCGCGACGCTGCGCCGAGGAGTATCCCGGGCTGCGCGCGGTCGTCGTGGACGCGCTGCCGTACCACGAGGCGGGCGGTTCGGCGGCCGAGGAGCTGGGCGCCTCGCTGGCCACGGGCGTCGCGTATCTGCGGGCGCTGACCGAGGCCGGGCTCGATGTCGAAGCGGCGTGCGGGCAGCTGGAGTTCCGGTACGCGGCGACCGCCGACCAGTTCCTGACGATCGCCAAGCTGCGGGCGGCGCGCCGGCTGTGGGCGCGTGTCGCCGAGGTCTGCGGGGCTCCCGGCGCCGGGGCGCAGCGGCAGCACGCGGTGACGTCGCCGGTGATGATGACGCGGCGCGATCCGTGGGTGAACATGCTGCGGACCACCCTCGCGAGCCTCGGCGCGGGCGTCGGCGGGGCGGACGCGGTGACCGTGCTGCCGTTCGATCACGCGCTGGGCCTGCCCGACGCGTTCGCCCGGCGCATCGCCCGTAACACCTCCACGATCCTGCTGGAGGAGTCGCACCTCGCCCGGGTCATCGACCCGGCGGGCGGTTCCTGGTACGTGGAACGGCTGACCGACGAACTCGCGGAAGCCGCCTGGTCGTTCTTCCAGGAGATCGAGCGGGCGGGCGGCCAGGCTGCCGCGCTGGACTCGGGGCTGGTCGCGGAGCGGATCGCGGCGACCTGGGCGGCGCGCAGCAAGGACCTGGCGCGGCGCAAGGAGCCGGTGACCGGGGTGAGCGAATTCCCGCTGCTGGCCGAACGCCCGGTGGAGCGCGAGCCGTTCCCGGCGGCCCCGGCGCGGGGCGGCCTGCCGGTCGTCCGGCGCGACGAAGCGTTCGAGGCGCTGCGGTCCCGCTCGGACGCCCATCTGGCGGCGACCGGGAGCAGGCCACGCGTGTTCATCGCCGCGCTGGGCCCGGCGGCGGTGCACACCGCGCGGGTCTCCTTCGCCTCCAATCTGTTCCAGGCGGGCGGCGTCGAGCCGGTCCACGAGCCGGTTCAGGTGGACGCGTCGTCGGTGGCCGCGGCGTTCGCCGCCTCCGGGGCGGACGCGGCGTGCCTGTGCTCCAGCGACGCGCTCTACGCCGAACAGGCGGCGGAGGTCGCCGCGGCGCTGGTCGCGGCGGGCGCGCGGCGCGTGTATCTGGCGGGGCGGCCGGGTGCGTACGACGGTGTGGACGAGTACGTCTTCGCCGGCTGCGACGCGGTGGCCGTGCTCTCTTCCCTTCTCGACCGGATGGGTGTGGCGTAATGCGTATCCCCGACTTCTCCGACATCGGGCTCGGGCCGGACGGCTCCCCCGAGGTCACCGAGGACCAGTGGCGCGCCGCGGTCAAGGAGTCCTCCGGTAGTTCGGTGGGCGACCTGCTGTGGGAGACCCCCGAGGGCATCGGCGTCAAGCCGCTGTACACCGGGCACGACCTGGAGGGCCTGGACTTCCTCGGTACGTACCCGGGCGTCGCGCCGTACCTGCGCGGTCCGTATCCGACGATGTACGTCAACCAGCCGTGGACGATCCGGCAGTACGCGGGTTTCTCGACGGCCGAGGAGTCCAACGCGTTCTACCGGCGGAATCTGGCGGCGGGTCAGAAGGGCCTGTCCGTGGCCTTCGACCTGCCGACGCACCGCGGCTACGACAGCGACCACCCCCGGGTAACGGGCGACGTGGGCATGGCGGGTGTGGCGATCGACTCGATCTACGACATGCGTCAGCTCTTCGACGGCATCCCGCTGGACCGCATGTCGGTGTCGATGACGATGAACGGCGCGGTCCTGCCCGTCCTCGCGCTGTACATCGTGGCCGCCGAGGAACAGGGCGTGCCGCCCGAGAAGCTGGCCGGGACCATTCAGAACGACATTCTGAAGGAGTTCATGGTCCGCAACACCTACATCTATCCACCGAAGCCCTCGATGCGGATCATCTCCGACATCTTCTCGTACACCTCGCAGAAGATGCCGCGCTACAACTCGATCTCCATCTCCGGCTACCACATCCAGGAAGCCGGGGCGACGGCCGATCTGGAGCTGGCCTACACCCTGGCCGACGGGGTCGAGTACCTGCGTGCCGGACGCGGCGCGGGCCTCGACGTGGACGCGTTCGCACCCCGGCTGTCCTTCTTCTGGGCGATCGGCATGAACTTCTTCATGGAGATCGCGAAACTCCGCGCCGCCCGGCTCCTCTGGGCCAAGCTCGTGCAACAGTTCGACCCGAAGAACCCCAAATCGCTGTCGCTACGGACGCACTCGCAGACGTCCGGGTGGTCGCTGACCGCGCAGGACGTCTTCAACAACGTCACCCGCACCTGCGTCGAGGCCATGGCCGCCACCCAGGGCCACACCCAGTCACTGCACACCAACGCCCTGGACGAAGCACTGGCCCTGCCCACCGACTTCTCCGCCCGCATCGCCCGCAATACCCAGCTCCTCCTCCAGCAGGAATCCGGGACCGGGCGGGTCATCGACCCGTGGGGCGGCAGCGCCTACGTGGAGAAGCTGACGTACGACCTGGCGCGGCGGGCGTGGCAGCACATCGAGGAGGTCGAGGCCGCAGGCGGCATGGCGAAGGCCATCGACGCCGGCATCCCGAAACTCCGCATC
Proteins encoded in this window:
- the mutA gene encoding methylmalonyl-CoA mutase small subunit, producing the protein MTVQPADGLPLAAGFPDPTHEQWQSLVEGVLRKSGKDVSGPAAEEALSTTVEDGLITRPLYTSRDDAPDAGLPGFAPFTRGAKPEGCTAGGWGVRQRHAFTDPARLNEAVLADLENGVTSLWLAVGGASGVPVSGLNRALDGVLLDLAPIVLDAGAELDAAATELLRLHAERGLPAGEVRGSLGADPLGRAAREGTAPDLTEAVRWARRCAEEYPGLRAVVVDALPYHEAGGSAAEELGASLATGVAYLRALTEAGLDVEAACGQLEFRYAATADQFLTIAKLRAARRLWARVAEVCGAPGAGAQRQHAVTSPVMMTRRDPWVNMLRTTLASLGAGVGGADAVTVLPFDHALGLPDAFARRIARNTSTILLEESHLARVIDPAGGSWYVERLTDELAEAAWSFFQEIERAGGQAAALDSGLVAERIAATWAARSKDLARRKEPVTGVSEFPLLAERPVEREPFPAAPARGGLPVVRRDEAFEALRSRSDAHLAATGSRPRVFIAALGPAAVHTARVSFASNLFQAGGVEPVHEPVQVDASSVAAAFAASGADAACLCSSDALYAEQAAEVAAALVAAGARRVYLAGRPGAYDGVDEYVFAGCDAVAVLSSLLDRMGVA
- a CDS encoding 2Fe-2S iron-sulfur cluster-binding protein is translated as MDPASSWEGGAAESPAPGDLPSATLTLHINGTERTVTLDHRTTLLDALRHHLDLTGAKKGCDHGQCGACTVLVDGRRANSCLLLAVAHDGARVTTVEGLADGDRLHPLQEAFLERDAFQCGYCTPGQLCSAAGVLAEADYGHPSHVTPHDAPVATPARLGPEEIRERMSGNLCRCGAYPRIVEAIEDVAS
- a CDS encoding DUF6479 family protein; translation: MDVSDGALNSLAVTLADGRGATGVVMGVIGVLLVIMLIGAFLLGKRRHDQELPPPRPDEQPVGPEHRSHEEKQDVHGDDHFPDNGRGLSPYELGEHGNEPIRHEDDDKRD
- a CDS encoding VOC family protein → MTPSTSGTAPARAALTGSAAPCWVNLMTRDLESAQRFYGPVMGWSFRPGRLGDDFSVARRGDVPVAGIGAVATAFRVAVAWTPYFAVRDADVAASRIRERSGTVAVGPLTLGKGRGALAADRDGAGFGIWERTAPATSPPAPAGHAHAWLRLRTRSAFDAAIFYGEVLDWASGQPGACEVSYAKDEVIVQCGGRQLARISSGAVEAAPDPLVRPHWQVNFPVDDVTLAVERAREHGGSLVEELSHPEGREATLLDPDGGLFTVTDVHRASDA
- the scpA gene encoding methylmalonyl-CoA mutase, whose protein sequence is MRIPDFSDIGLGPDGSPEVTEDQWRAAVKESSGSSVGDLLWETPEGIGVKPLYTGHDLEGLDFLGTYPGVAPYLRGPYPTMYVNQPWTIRQYAGFSTAEESNAFYRRNLAAGQKGLSVAFDLPTHRGYDSDHPRVTGDVGMAGVAIDSIYDMRQLFDGIPLDRMSVSMTMNGAVLPVLALYIVAAEEQGVPPEKLAGTIQNDILKEFMVRNTYIYPPKPSMRIISDIFSYTSQKMPRYNSISISGYHIQEAGATADLELAYTLADGVEYLRAGRGAGLDVDAFAPRLSFFWAIGMNFFMEIAKLRAARLLWAKLVQQFDPKNPKSLSLRTHSQTSGWSLTAQDVFNNVTRTCVEAMAATQGHTQSLHTNALDEALALPTDFSARIARNTQLLLQQESGTGRVIDPWGGSAYVEKLTYDLARRAWQHIEEVEAAGGMAKAIDAGIPKLRIEEAAARTQARIDSGRQPVIGVNKYRVETDEQIDVLKVDNTSVRAQQIDKLRRLREERDEQACQDALRALTAAAERDPGPGLEGNLLALAVDAARAMATVGEISDALEKVYGRHAGQIRTISGVYRNEAGESPSVDRTRALVDAFEEAEGRRPRILVAKMGQDGHDRGQKVISTAFADLGFDVDVGPLFQTPGEVARQAVEADVHIVGVSSLAAGHLTLVPALREELAAEGREDIMIVVGGVIPPQDVDALLEAGAAAVFPPGTVIPEAAHDLVTRLGSALGHEL
- a CDS encoding DUF6325 family protein; protein product: MTVGPVEYLVVAFPGSRFTGAIAPALADAVASKAVRILDLTFVQRAEDGTIQAVELDDLDPDDLVSFEPVEGEVSGMLSSEDIRLLGERVPPGSSAALIVWEDLWAVPLAEAVRASGGQVIAHERIPAEVAEAAASAAGHTG
- a CDS encoding SHOCT domain-containing protein; amino-acid sequence: MNRRGPGLIGAAARTAVIAGTASAVTGRVQQRQQNRFAEQEAEQLAAQQPMAPAPQPAAPPAAAPGEDMIGQLERLAALKQQGILTEAEFEAQKARLLAG
- a CDS encoding FAD binding domain-containing protein, translating into MKPFAYLRAETVTDAVRACAAHPGAKFLGGGTNLVDLMKLGVETPGMLVDVSRLPLDQVTDTADGGLRIGATVRNSDLAAHPAVRTRYPALSQALLAGASGQLRNIATTGGNLLQRTRCLYFQDTSKPCNKREPGTGCPAREGAHRDLAVLGHSEECVATHPSDMAVALAALDADVVLHGPEGERTVPVTDFHRLPGDNPDADTVVRPGELVTDVTLPPLAHGTVSLYRKARDRASYAFALASVAAVLRVRDGRVEHAALAFGGLAHRPWRARAAEEILRGAPATDATFLRAADAELAQARPLRDNAFKVRLARHLAVDALAALTART
- a CDS encoding tyrosine-protein phosphatase; protein product: MQTVRAVPTFSALNLRDLGGIPLGPGRQVRPGAVLRSGRLGGLDPVDAAAVAALGIRTVVDLRTADERGSAPDSLPPGARLFVADVLGDNPGVTPARFRALLADPVEAERLLGDGKAEEAVARSYRQLVLSPGAAAAYRAFIDTAADPAARPVLFHCATGKDRAGWGAALLLLILGASRDVVRQEFLAVNPVLRVVGRPYVQGFLDAGGDPEIASAIIEVRPRYLETALAAMDERWGGLDGYVRDCLRVPGPTLRRLRSELVVYTGQ
- a CDS encoding GNAT family N-acetyltransferase, whose product is MRSSVTPTGRRAAGGPVRVRRAIARDAKRLTRLVRSSRAYEGPYAPMVAGYRVGPDYIEAHEVFVAVQEETGRVLGFYALILDPPELDLLFVADDAQGTGTGRLLIGHLRAQAEERGLPGVRVVSHPPAEGFYLAVGAERTGTVRAAPPAVMWDRPELLLPVA
- a CDS encoding J-domain-containing protein; this translates as MTERKPAGVSFESWVDQQIRESERKGDVSKLPGFGKPIEALSAPYDESWWIKSKMQREGVSVLPPALALRKEAEDALAGLPEIRTEAEVRRVLSEVNDKIREAVRRPPPGPLLNLRPFDVDALVEEWREARAAS